A genomic window from Parvularcula sp. LCG005 includes:
- the pyrE gene encoding orotate phosphoribosyltransferase translates to MTQDEVLAVFEECGALLKGHFVLSSGRHADTYLNKSIVSMYPQPTEKLCRALATLIKSRFGEQPTAVIAPAMGAIIFGYETARHLGLPSMFMERVDGEFQLRRGFGVTAGQKVIVVEDIVSTGLSSRETLDAVRKAGGVPLGLACLIDRSGGTVDLGVPMLPLVTMNVESWPADDLPPHLKNVPAVKPGSRGLK, encoded by the coding sequence ATGACGCAGGACGAGGTTTTGGCGGTATTTGAGGAATGTGGTGCGCTCCTGAAAGGGCATTTCGTTCTGTCATCCGGACGCCACGCCGACACCTATCTCAACAAATCAATCGTCTCCATGTATCCTCAGCCAACGGAGAAACTTTGCCGCGCGCTGGCGACACTCATCAAGTCGCGGTTTGGAGAGCAGCCAACGGCCGTCATCGCCCCTGCGATGGGCGCGATCATCTTCGGCTATGAAACGGCGCGGCATCTTGGCCTCCCATCCATGTTCATGGAGCGGGTCGATGGCGAGTTTCAGCTCCGCCGCGGTTTCGGCGTGACGGCTGGTCAGAAAGTGATCGTTGTCGAGGACATCGTGTCTACCGGCCTGTCGAGCCGTGAGACCCTGGATGCTGTGCGCAAGGCGGGCGGCGTCCCCTTGGGGTTGGCGTGCCTCATCGACCGCTCTGGCGGCACGGTCGACCTTGGCGTGCCGATGTTGCCTCTCGTGACCATGAATGTGGAAAGTTGGCCTGCGGATGATCTGCCGCCGCATCTGAAGAATGTTCCGGCCGTCAAACCCGGCAGCCGGGGCCTGAAATGA
- a CDS encoding pyridoxine 5'-phosphate synthase, translating to MIWGENSPKGPNPAAERPACRLGVNIDHVATLRNARGGVDPDPVRAAQLAIMAGADGITAHLREDRRHIRDEDMARLKNEVDAPLNFEMAATDEMVEICLRTAPHAACLVPEKREERTTEGGLDVAGQADSLRPKIERLRDAGIRVSLFIDPDPRQIEAAVALGAPVVELHTGEYQQAALSTTPALIQKTFDAIEQAARLGDEMGLEIHAGHGLNFQNVSNIAAIPAMRELNIGHFLIGEAVFMGLDKAVREMGRLIADARSGRLV from the coding sequence ATGATCTGGGGTGAGAACAGCCCAAAGGGCCCGAATCCCGCGGCTGAGCGGCCCGCCTGTCGCCTTGGCGTCAATATTGACCACGTCGCGACACTGCGAAATGCGCGCGGCGGTGTGGACCCCGACCCGGTGCGCGCGGCCCAGCTGGCCATCATGGCCGGCGCTGACGGCATCACCGCTCACTTGCGTGAAGACCGGCGTCACATTCGCGATGAGGACATGGCTCGTCTGAAAAATGAGGTGGATGCCCCCCTCAATTTCGAAATGGCGGCTACGGACGAAATGGTGGAGATATGCCTCCGAACGGCGCCCCATGCGGCGTGCCTCGTACCAGAAAAACGTGAAGAGCGCACAACAGAAGGTGGCCTCGACGTGGCGGGACAGGCGGACAGTCTCCGTCCTAAGATCGAGCGACTGCGGGATGCTGGTATCCGCGTTTCATTGTTCATCGATCCCGATCCACGGCAGATCGAGGCGGCCGTGGCGCTGGGCGCGCCGGTCGTTGAGCTCCACACTGGAGAATACCAGCAGGCAGCGCTTTCCACGACCCCCGCGCTAATTCAAAAGACATTCGATGCGATCGAACAGGCAGCGCGGCTGGGTGACGAAATGGGGTTGGAAATCCACGCCGGTCACGGCCTGAATTTCCAGAATGTGTCGAATATTGCCGCGATCCCGGCCATGCGCGAGCTGAATATCGGTCATTTCCTGATTGGCGAGGCCGTTTTCATGGGCCTCGACAAGGCGGTCCGCGAAATGGGACGGCTGATCGCCGATGCCCGAAGCGGGCGCCTCGTATGA
- the acpS gene encoding holo-ACP synthase produces MIIGLGSDLIDIRRVEKSLERYGERFTHRVFTEVERAKSDRRHQRAASYAKRFAAKEALSKALGTGINQGVYWRDMGVVNLPGGKPTMKLTGGAAEKLRQLTPPGHQMEVHLTITDDYPLAQAFVILYATPTPTDGQSESGRD; encoded by the coding sequence ATGATCATCGGCCTGGGCAGTGACCTGATCGACATCCGGCGCGTGGAAAAAAGCCTCGAGCGCTATGGCGAGAGGTTCACGCACCGCGTCTTTACGGAGGTCGAACGGGCCAAATCAGACCGGCGCCATCAACGCGCCGCCTCTTACGCCAAGAGGTTTGCTGCAAAAGAGGCCCTGTCCAAGGCATTGGGGACGGGGATCAATCAGGGCGTGTATTGGCGCGACATGGGGGTGGTGAACCTTCCCGGTGGCAAACCAACGATGAAACTGACAGGCGGTGCGGCGGAAAAACTGCGCCAATTGACGCCGCCGGGCCACCAGATGGAGGTCCATTTAACGATTACCGATGATTATCCACTGGCCCAGGCCTTTGTGATCCTTTACGCTACCCCGACGCCGACAGACGGCCAGAGTGAATCAGGACGTGACTGA
- the lepB gene encoding signal peptidase I, giving the protein MTENINSPESADEMPDEADEQSMTAAEEAWDIAKTVLIAVAVTLFVRFFFFQPFNIPSASMQPTLMVGDFVVVNKMSHGYSKASLIYPLTRMPSEGRLFGSAPDAGEVIVFKNPYDRNRDYIKRVIGTAGDRIQVIGGVLHINGQPVEREYLADRRPECSDPDPRAKVYRETMPDGGPSYIVQECHGDNYNLDNTKVFTVGEGQLFMMGDNRDNSSDSRTPIVQMVEMHQVVGRATNIAFSVDGSKAHLWEPWKWPMAIRYSRMFDHVE; this is encoded by the coding sequence GTGACTGAAAACATCAACTCCCCAGAATCTGCTGACGAGATGCCCGATGAGGCTGATGAGCAGTCAATGACCGCCGCTGAAGAGGCGTGGGACATTGCCAAAACCGTATTGATCGCCGTCGCTGTGACCCTGTTTGTGCGGTTTTTCTTCTTTCAGCCGTTCAATATCCCTTCGGCGTCCATGCAGCCGACCTTGATGGTTGGGGACTTTGTGGTCGTCAACAAGATGTCCCACGGCTACTCAAAGGCGTCGCTGATCTATCCGCTGACCCGGATGCCAAGCGAAGGACGCCTGTTCGGCAGTGCGCCGGACGCGGGCGAAGTCATCGTCTTCAAGAACCCCTATGACCGCAACCGCGACTACATCAAGCGCGTCATCGGCACGGCCGGTGACCGGATCCAGGTGATTGGCGGGGTGCTGCATATCAATGGCCAGCCGGTTGAGCGGGAATACCTGGCTGATCGCCGCCCCGAATGCTCCGATCCCGATCCGCGCGCGAAGGTCTATCGCGAAACCATGCCAGATGGCGGCCCGAGCTATATCGTGCAGGAATGCCATGGCGACAATTACAACCTCGACAACACCAAGGTCTTTACCGTGGGTGAGGGACAATTGTTCATGATGGGCGACAATCGGGACAATTCTTCCGACAGCCGTACCCCGATCGTCCAGATGGTCGAAATGCACCAGGTCGTTGGCCGGGCCACAAATATCGCTTTCTCCGTAGACGGCAGCAAGGCGCATCTGTGGGAGCCATGGAAATGGCCGATGGCCATTCGCTACAGCCGGATGTTTGATCACGTTGAGTAA
- the rnc gene encoding ribonuclease III produces MSKPSAADTREARAVEEALGHEFKDRSLLARALTHASLAGSGVRDLERLEFLGDRVLGLMTAEALWRRYPNMSEGELAPRLNALVRKETCAEAARFWNVGQALHLSTGEERAGGREKDAILGDACEALLGALYIDGGLAAAERAYEPFWGERFDDLSADHRDAKTALQEWAQEFGHGTPIYKDIARDGPDHAPVFTVSVSVHDLEPERAKGTNKRDAQMKAAEAMLRREGVWNKNGRRK; encoded by the coding sequence TTGAGTAAGCCGTCTGCTGCCGACACCCGTGAGGCACGGGCTGTCGAAGAGGCCCTTGGTCACGAGTTCAAGGACCGTTCTCTTCTGGCCCGGGCCCTGACTCATGCAAGCCTGGCTGGCAGCGGCGTGCGCGACCTCGAACGTCTTGAATTCCTTGGCGATCGCGTACTGGGTCTGATGACAGCCGAGGCCTTGTGGCGTCGCTATCCCAACATGTCCGAGGGCGAACTGGCGCCGCGCCTGAACGCATTGGTGCGTAAGGAAACCTGCGCCGAGGCTGCGCGGTTCTGGAATGTCGGCCAGGCCCTTCACCTGTCCACGGGTGAAGAACGGGCCGGCGGCCGGGAAAAGGACGCCATTCTGGGTGATGCCTGCGAGGCGTTGCTCGGGGCGCTCTATATCGATGGCGGGCTGGCCGCGGCAGAGCGCGCCTACGAGCCGTTCTGGGGCGAGCGCTTTGATGATCTGTCTGCTGACCATCGCGACGCCAAAACGGCGCTGCAGGAATGGGCGCAGGAGTTCGGTCATGGTACGCCGATTTACAAGGATATTGCGCGGGACGGCCCCGACCACGCGCCAGTGTTCACCGTTTCTGTCAGCGTCCATGACCTTGAACCGGAGCGGGCCAAGGGGACGAACAAGCGCGATGCGCAAATGAAAGCGGCCGAGGCTATGCTCCGCCGCGAAGGAGTCTGGAATAAAAATGGCCGCCGAAAATAA
- the era gene encoding GTPase Era, whose product MAAENNQDGAPHCGIVAVLGAPNAGKSTFVNRMVGAKVSIVTQKVQTTRARIRGIAMEGAAQIIYIDTPGIFAPKRKLDEAMVSAAWEGMDGADVTLLMVDAPAYIGRETGEGGAASRRSAEDTDRIIEGLIREERKAILVLNKIDGMQRDRLLGLAQSLNEKDIFTDTFMISAAKGLGTDDLRAYLAGQMPKGPYLYPEDQLSDISDRLMAAEVTREKLFLRLHQELPYALTVETETWKRTAKGELRIEQVIFVEREGQRALVLGQKGKTISTIGKMAREELTEMLGEPVHLFLFVKVREDWTQDAERFRSMGLEGLPTKAR is encoded by the coding sequence ATGGCCGCCGAAAATAATCAGGACGGCGCCCCCCATTGCGGCATCGTGGCCGTACTGGGCGCGCCGAATGCCGGTAAATCGACATTCGTCAATCGCATGGTTGGCGCCAAAGTGTCGATCGTCACGCAGAAGGTGCAGACGACGCGCGCCCGTATTCGCGGCATCGCGATGGAGGGGGCCGCCCAGATCATCTATATCGACACGCCGGGCATCTTTGCGCCCAAGCGCAAGCTGGATGAAGCAATGGTGTCTGCCGCCTGGGAAGGCATGGACGGTGCGGATGTCACGCTGTTGATGGTCGACGCGCCGGCCTATATTGGCCGGGAGACCGGTGAGGGCGGGGCGGCATCGCGCCGTTCTGCTGAAGATACCGACCGCATCATCGAGGGGCTGATCAGGGAGGAGCGCAAGGCCATCCTTGTCCTGAACAAGATCGACGGTATGCAGCGTGACCGCCTGCTTGGCCTCGCCCAGTCGCTGAACGAAAAGGACATCTTCACTGATACGTTCATGATCTCAGCCGCCAAGGGGCTAGGTACGGACGATCTACGCGCTTATCTGGCGGGCCAGATGCCCAAGGGCCCTTATCTCTATCCTGAAGATCAGCTCTCGGACATTTCCGACAGATTGATGGCGGCCGAAGTGACCCGCGAGAAGCTGTTCCTGCGACTGCACCAGGAACTGCCTTATGCCCTCACGGTGGAAACTGAGACCTGGAAACGGACCGCGAAAGGCGAGCTGAGGATTGAGCAGGTCATCTTTGTTGAACGAGAAGGTCAGCGGGCCCTCGTTCTTGGACAAAAAGGAAAGACCATCTCCACCATTGGCAAGATGGCGCGCGAAGAACTGACCGAAATGCTGGGTGAGCCCGTGCATCTGTTCCTGTTCGTGAAGGTTCGCGAAGACTGGACACAGGATGCAGAGCGGTTCCGTTCCATGGGCCTTGAGGGGCTGCCGACCAAGGCGCGTTGA
- the recO gene encoding DNA repair protein RecO, with translation MVEWTDNAIVLANRPQGENHSVGILFTEEHGATGGLVYGGQGRGKSPLMQAGNGVRAVWKAKGENALGHFDLELVEARAAHAMQDRMALMALHLVTDILYAVLPEGAAYPPLYKATCALLDHLDEQTIWPILLVQWELGVLEALGYGLTLDRCVATGRLLEDGASLAFVSPKSGGAVSVEAGMPYKDKLLPLPAFMTGLGDPTLPDVKAALRTTGYFLGEKLLGAAGKELPESRERYINRLRADV, from the coding sequence ATGGTGGAGTGGACCGACAACGCCATCGTACTGGCCAATCGTCCGCAAGGGGAAAACCATTCGGTCGGTATTCTTTTTACTGAAGAGCACGGCGCGACCGGCGGTCTTGTCTATGGCGGGCAGGGGCGCGGGAAATCCCCCCTGATGCAGGCGGGCAATGGGGTGCGCGCCGTCTGGAAGGCCAAGGGGGAGAACGCCCTTGGTCATTTTGACCTCGAACTTGTCGAGGCGCGCGCAGCGCACGCCATGCAGGACCGAATGGCCCTCATGGCCCTGCACCTCGTGACAGACATTCTCTATGCGGTGCTTCCCGAGGGGGCGGCCTATCCACCGCTGTATAAGGCGACCTGTGCCCTTCTCGATCATCTGGATGAGCAGACGATCTGGCCAATCCTCTTGGTTCAGTGGGAGCTTGGCGTTCTGGAGGCGCTTGGCTACGGGCTCACGCTCGATCGCTGTGTCGCCACCGGACGTCTTCTTGAAGACGGTGCGTCATTGGCCTTCGTTTCACCCAAATCCGGCGGGGCCGTCAGTGTTGAGGCGGGCATGCCGTATAAGGATAAATTGCTGCCGCTACCTGCTTTCATGACGGGCCTGGGGGATCCCACCCTGCCGGACGTCAAGGCTGCGTTGCGGACAACGGGCTATTTTCTCGGAGAGAAACTGCTTGGCGCCGCGGGCAAGGAGCTGCCCGAAAGCCGTGAGCGTTACATCAACCGGCTGCGCGCCGACGTCTGA
- the uvrC gene encoding excinuclease ABC subunit UvrC, with amino-acid sequence MPSDTMPPSSKPLIGAALIADYVKHLPPRPGVYRMMADDGELLYVGKARSLKSRVSNYTTLNGHSNRIARMISETRSMEFVVTETETESLLLEANLIKSLKPRYNVLMRDDKSFANILLATDHPVPQITKHRGAQKRPGHYFGPFASAGAVNRTLNTLQKAFLLRSCTDSVYESRTRPCLLHQIKRCSAPCTGEVSEAGYGELVAEAMAFLNGRNRDIQTLLSKQMEEASIALDFERAASLRDRIRALTYIQESQGINPGSVDEADLFAVHADGGQACIQVFFFRAGQNLGAHAFFPKHDRELPTAQILSSFIAQFYDNRMPPRQILLSEGLEDEELLAEALGIKAGRKVTILAPQRGEKRELAEHALMNAREALGRRLSDTASQMQLLRALGDQLGLTAPPRRIEVYDNSHTGGTNALGGMIVATEEGFRKNQYRKFNIKDTSLTPGDDFGMMREVLDRRFARLMKEETPSSDNWPSLIVIDGGAGQLSVAKQAMEDAGITIGPDTENGEIMLLSVAKGRREDERGQRRADRTAAATGEQFFIPGRAPFMLPPRSPVLYYLQRLRDEAHRFAIGSHRAKRSKAMVANPLDGIDGIGAKRKKALLHHYGSAKAVSRANAYDLSQVEGISEELAQRIYDFFHPTG; translated from the coding sequence ATGCCCTCGGATACGATGCCCCCCTCCTCCAAACCGCTCATCGGCGCGGCGCTGATTGCCGACTACGTCAAACACCTTCCGCCGCGGCCCGGTGTTTATCGCATGATGGCGGACGATGGAGAGCTTCTCTATGTCGGCAAGGCGCGGAGCCTGAAATCCCGGGTCTCGAACTATACGACGCTTAACGGCCACTCCAACCGCATTGCACGGATGATTTCCGAGACGCGGAGCATGGAATTCGTCGTGACAGAGACCGAGACGGAAAGCCTGTTGCTTGAGGCGAACCTCATCAAGAGCCTGAAGCCGCGATACAATGTGCTGATGCGGGATGATAAGTCCTTCGCGAATATCCTGCTGGCGACCGATCATCCCGTACCGCAAATCACCAAGCACCGGGGTGCGCAGAAGCGGCCGGGCCACTATTTCGGCCCCTTTGCCTCGGCGGGTGCAGTCAACCGTACGCTGAACACGCTCCAAAAAGCGTTTCTGCTGCGCAGCTGCACGGACTCGGTTTATGAAAGCCGGACGCGCCCCTGTCTTCTGCATCAGATCAAGCGATGCTCCGCCCCCTGTACGGGAGAAGTCAGTGAAGCTGGCTATGGCGAGCTGGTCGCCGAAGCCATGGCGTTCCTGAACGGCCGGAACCGCGACATACAGACACTTCTGTCCAAGCAGATGGAAGAGGCATCGATCGCGCTCGACTTTGAACGCGCAGCGTCCTTGCGCGACCGTATCCGTGCACTGACCTATATTCAGGAGAGCCAAGGGATCAATCCCGGCTCCGTCGATGAGGCGGACCTGTTCGCCGTCCACGCCGATGGGGGGCAGGCCTGCATCCAGGTCTTCTTCTTCCGCGCGGGCCAGAATTTGGGCGCCCATGCGTTCTTCCCCAAGCATGATCGCGAGTTGCCGACGGCGCAGATCCTGTCGTCGTTCATTGCGCAGTTCTATGACAACCGTATGCCGCCGCGGCAGATCCTCCTGTCTGAGGGGCTTGAAGATGAAGAGCTGCTGGCAGAAGCGCTGGGCATCAAGGCGGGCCGAAAGGTCACCATCCTGGCACCGCAGCGGGGCGAGAAGCGGGAGCTGGCCGAACACGCGCTGATGAATGCGCGGGAAGCGTTGGGACGGCGTCTGTCCGACACGGCATCGCAGATGCAACTTCTACGTGCACTGGGTGATCAGCTGGGCCTGACCGCTCCGCCACGGCGCATCGAAGTCTATGACAACTCGCATACGGGCGGCACGAATGCTCTCGGCGGCATGATCGTGGCGACCGAAGAAGGGTTCCGCAAAAATCAGTATCGGAAGTTCAATATCAAGGACACAAGCCTCACCCCCGGTGACGATTTCGGCATGATGCGCGAGGTCCTGGACCGCCGGTTCGCGAGGCTCATGAAAGAAGAAACGCCGTCCTCTGACAATTGGCCCAGCCTTATTGTTATCGACGGTGGCGCAGGACAATTGTCCGTCGCCAAGCAGGCGATGGAGGATGCGGGCATCACGATCGGGCCGGACACGGAGAATGGCGAGATCATGCTGCTTTCCGTTGCGAAGGGACGGCGGGAGGATGAGCGTGGCCAGCGACGTGCAGACCGGACTGCTGCCGCGACCGGCGAGCAGTTCTTCATCCCTGGCCGCGCGCCATTCATGCTGCCGCCGCGCAGTCCTGTCCTCTATTACCTCCAGCGCTTGCGCGACGAAGCGCACCGCTTCGCGATCGGCTCCCACCGGGCCAAGCGGTCCAAGGCGATGGTTGCCAATCCGCTTGACGGGATCGACGGCATCGGTGCCAAGCGGAAGAAGGCGTTGCTGCACCATTACGGCTCAGCCAAGGCTGTCTCGCGGGCGAACGCCTATGACCTGTCACAGGTCGAGGGGATATCGGAAGAGCTAGCCCAGCGGATCTACGACTTCTTCCATCCGACGGGATAA
- a CDS encoding pentapeptide repeat-containing protein has product MIKLLTFVSTLFFSLSMVWYNYAPIDQRQRVPTPLRVMIVNADSALASGMALVTERIGPRVSEAADELAGRESTRLAVIAEQGGIVTVYEDLTGADLTAGRFDKHLFLRATLDNANFSKAYLKGTLLDGASAQKTVFGDAILAESSARVANFTAAVFHQTDLSAASMQGSVFDQAIFSGSNLGRSQFTGASFIQTVFRDGKAIDARFINAKLNEARFDHVDMRRAVLDGAVLRGATMTNTALHGASLKGADLSGANLALADGLTQYQLDTACGDAQTLLPTGLTVVDCGSLQLQQPHLSGPIGTSPPRVAAITP; this is encoded by the coding sequence ATGATCAAGCTCTTGACCTTTGTATCGACGCTATTCTTCAGCCTTTCCATGGTTTGGTACAATTACGCGCCGATTGATCAGCGCCAGCGTGTGCCGACGCCTCTGCGTGTCATGATCGTCAACGCCGATTCTGCCCTCGCCAGTGGCATGGCCCTGGTGACCGAGCGCATCGGACCGCGCGTCAGTGAAGCCGCCGACGAGCTGGCCGGCCGGGAGAGCACCCGCCTGGCGGTGATCGCCGAACAGGGCGGCATCGTCACGGTCTATGAAGACCTGACCGGCGCCGACCTCACGGCCGGACGGTTCGACAAGCATCTTTTTCTGCGGGCCACGCTTGACAACGCCAATTTCTCCAAAGCCTATCTGAAAGGCACGCTGCTCGATGGCGCGTCGGCACAGAAGACCGTGTTCGGTGACGCTATCCTGGCGGAAAGTTCTGCGCGGGTCGCCAACTTCACGGCCGCCGTGTTCCACCAGACCGATCTGAGCGCCGCGTCCATGCAGGGCTCGGTCTTCGACCAGGCGATCTTCAGCGGCAGCAATCTGGGCCGCAGCCAATTCACGGGCGCCAGCTTCATCCAGACGGTTTTCCGCGACGGCAAGGCCATCGACGCTCGCTTCATCAACGCAAAGCTGAACGAGGCGCGCTTTGATCATGTCGACATGCGCCGCGCCGTGCTGGATGGTGCGGTCCTTCGTGGGGCGACCATGACCAATACGGCGCTGCACGGCGCGAGCCTGAAAGGCGCGGACCTGTCGGGCGCCAATCTCGCGCTTGCGGACGGCCTGACCCAATATCAGCTCGACACCGCTTGCGGCGATGCACAGACATTGTTGCCGACGGGATTGACGGTCGTCGATTGCGGCAGTCTTCAACTGCAACAGCCGCATCTCAGCGGGCCTATCGGCACCAGCCCACCGCGTGTCGCCGCCATCACCCCCTGA